A region from the Fusarium graminearum PH-1 chromosome 4, whole genome shotgun sequence genome encodes:
- a CDS encoding mitogen-activated protein kinase sty1: protein MAEFVRAQIFGTTFEITSRYSDLQPVGMGAFGLVCSARDQLTNQNVAVKKIMKPFSTPVLAKRTYRELKLLKHLKHENVISLSDIFISPLEDIYFVTELLGTDLHRLLTSRPLEKQFIQYFLYQIMRGLKYVHSAGVVHRDLKPSNILVNENCDLKICDFGLARIQDPQMTGYVSTRYYRAPEIMLTWQKYDVEVDIWSAGCIFAEMLEGKPLFPGKDHVNQFSIITELLGTPPDDVINTIASENTLRFVKSLPKRERQPLRNKFKNADDSAIDLLERMLVFDPKKRITATEALAHDYLSPYHDPTDEPVAEEKFDWSFNDADLPVDTWKIMMYSEILDYHNVEAGVTNMEEQFNGQ, encoded by the exons ATGGCCGAGTTTGTACGCGCCCAGATCTTCGGAACCACGTTCGAGATTACCTCGAG ATACTCCGATCTCCAGCCCGTTGGCATGGGAGCTTTTGGTCTCGTATG CTCTGCTCGAGATCAGCTCACCAACCAAAATGTCGccgtcaagaagatcatgaaGCCTTTCAGCACACCTGTGCTTGCCAAGCGCACATACCGTGAGCTCAAGCTGCTCAAGCATCTTAAGCACGAAAAC GTTATTTCTCTCAGtgacatcttcatctcacCCTTGGAAGATAT TTATTTCGTCACAGAACTCCTCGGTACCGATCTCCACCGATTATTGACTTCGCGCCCTCTCGAAAAGCAGTTCATTCAGTATTTCCTCTACCAGATCATG CGTGGACTCAAGTACGTGCATTCGGCCGGTGTTGTCCACCGTGACCTCAAGCCTAGCAACATTCTCGTCAACGAAAACTGCGATTTGAAGATCTGCGACTTTGGTCTTGCCCGAATCCAGGACCCCCAGATGACTGGCTATGTTTCTACACGATACTACCGAGCTCCCGAGATTATGCTCACCTGGCAAAAATACGACGTTGAAGTTGATATCTGGAGTGCTGGCTGCATTTTCGCTGAGATGCTTGAGGGCAAGCCTCTTTTCCCTGGAAAGGATCACGTCAACcaattctccatcatcaccgaGCTCCTCGGCACCCCCCCTGATGATgttatcaacaccatcgccaGTGAGAAC ACTCTTCGGTTTGTCAAGTCGCTACCCAAGCGCGAGAGACAGCCCCTCCGTaacaagttcaagaacgCAGACGACTCAG CCATTGACCTTCTCGAACGCATGCTTGTCTTTGACCCCAAGAAGCGAATAACTGCCACTGAGGCTCTCGCTCACGACTACCTTTCTCCCTACCATGACCCTACAGACGAGCCTGTGGCTGAGGAAAAATTCGACTGGAGTTTCAACGACGCCGATCTGCCTGTTGATACATGGAAGATCATGAT GTACTCGGAAATTCTCGACTATCATAATGTTGAAGCCGGTGTCACCAACATGGAAGAGCAGTTTAATGGACAATAG